In Roseofilum capinflatum BLCC-M114, a genomic segment contains:
- a CDS encoding carbohydrate ABC transporter permease: MTQTPGRDQKTGLILIAPALIILGLVFIYPIVRAFWLSLYTENLGTQLEAVFSGFANYQRLWGDGRFWQSLGNTTIFTTVSIVLEVALGMAIALILNQAFFGRGFVRTLTLIPWSLPTAVMGLAWAWIFNDQYGVVNDLLTRLGLIETSITWLGDPTRAMIAMIIADVWKTTPFIAIILLAGLQSISADLYEAHAIDGATPWQSFWQITVPLITPQLIIALLFRFAQAFGIFDLVQVMTGGGPAGATETVSIYIYATVRRYLDFGYGAALVVVTFLLLILAVAVAALLLTKFRTPVIALRARE, translated from the coding sequence GACGAGACCAAAAGACCGGTTTAATCTTAATTGCGCCTGCCCTAATCATCCTGGGCTTAGTATTTATTTATCCCATTGTTCGCGCCTTTTGGTTAAGTCTGTATACGGAGAATTTGGGCACGCAACTCGAAGCTGTTTTTTCGGGATTTGCCAACTATCAACGGCTTTGGGGCGATGGTCGGTTTTGGCAGAGTCTCGGCAATACGACGATTTTTACGACTGTATCCATTGTACTCGAAGTCGCGTTAGGGATGGCGATCGCCTTAATCCTCAATCAAGCCTTTTTTGGTCGGGGATTTGTGCGTACCCTCACCCTGATTCCCTGGTCTCTTCCTACGGCAGTCATGGGGTTAGCTTGGGCGTGGATTTTTAACGATCAATATGGAGTAGTTAACGATTTACTCACCCGTTTAGGTTTAATCGAAACCTCCATCACTTGGCTCGGCGATCCCACCCGCGCTATGATTGCCATGATTATCGCCGATGTTTGGAAAACCACCCCTTTTATTGCCATCATTTTATTAGCTGGTTTGCAATCCATTTCCGCCGATTTATATGAAGCCCATGCCATAGATGGAGCCACCCCTTGGCAGAGTTTTTGGCAGATCACAGTCCCCCTAATTACCCCCCAACTGATTATCGCCCTGCTATTCCGATTTGCCCAAGCCTTTGGTATCTTTGATTTAGTCCAAGTGATGACCGGAGGAGGGCCAGCCGGAGCCACAGAAACCGTCTCCATTTACATCTATGCTACGGTGCGCCGCTATCTAGATTTTGGCTATGGTGCAGCGTTGGTTGTGGTCACGTTTTTGTTACTCATTTTAGCCGTGGCAGTTGCCGCTTTGTTGCTCACTAAGTTTCGCACTCCAGTTATAGCGCTTCGCGCTAGGGAATAG